The genomic window TCAGTTCTTCCGCCTTGGGGAACGAGTGCTCTTGGCTCATCATCATGGCTTCAGCTTAACCCTTTTTTGACTCCTGTCAACCCTTATCCCTGAATCCTTACTTTTTAACAGTATGTTAATTTGAAGCTATGCTTTATTAATCAAACTATGGCTTGGATTATTTTTGCAACGTTAACTGCACTCTTTGAGTCCCTAAAAGATGTTACGAGTAAACGCGGTTTAAAAACATTAGATGAATATGTCGTTGCTTGGTCAATGATTTTTTTTACCCTCCCTTTAATGCTCCCTTTATTAGGCATCATTGACATTCCTGAATTGGGCGACAACTTTATTTGGGCACTCATTGCTGGAGGAAGCTTTAATGTGATTTCGATGTTGCTTTACATTCGAGCATTAAAATTAGCTGACTTATCTTTGGCTGTTCCTTTAGTTACATTTACCCCTTTATTTTTATTAATTACTTCTCCCCTTATTGTCGGAGAACAACCGACTTTAATTGATGCGATAGGCATTTTTTTTATTGTTACGGGTTCCTATATTCTCAACTTAAACCAAAGACACAAAAGTTTGTGGGCTCCTTTCCAAGCACTACTCAAAGAAAGAGGATCGCAGTTAATGTTACTGGTGGCTTTGATTTGGAGTTTAAGTTCAACGGTAGATAAGGTGGGAGTGCAGAATTCTTCTCCAACATTTTGGGCAATTGCTAACTATAGTTATATTACGATTGGGATGCTACCCATTATGTTGTATAAATCTCGTAATAGCTTACAGCAAGTGGTTACCAATTTACCGACCTTAGTTCCCATTGGATTTTTACAAGGTTTAGTCGTCCTGTGTCAAATGCAAGCCATTAGTTTAACGTTAGTGGCTCATGTCATTTCAATTAAGCGGATGAGTGCCTTACTCAGCGTATTATGGGGACATTTAATCTTTAAAGAGAAAGGATTAAAAGAACGCGCTGCAGGGGCAACTGTCATGGTTATGGGTGTTGTTTTAATTACATTAGCTTAAAAAGCATCATCTCTCATGCAAATTTAATTAACTATTCGTT from Cyanobacteria bacterium GSL.Bin1 includes these protein-coding regions:
- a CDS encoding EamA family transporter, which produces MAWIIFATLTALFESLKDVTSKRGLKTLDEYVVAWSMIFFTLPLMLPLLGIIDIPELGDNFIWALIAGGSFNVISMLLYIRALKLADLSLAVPLVTFTPLFLLITSPLIVGEQPTLIDAIGIFFIVTGSYILNLNQRHKSLWAPFQALLKERGSQLMLLVALIWSLSSTVDKVGVQNSSPTFWAIANYSYITIGMLPIMLYKSRNSLQQVVTNLPTLVPIGFLQGLVVLCQMQAISLTLVAHVISIKRMSALLSVLWGHLIFKEKGLKERAAGATVMVMGVVLITLA